The Synchiropus splendidus isolate RoL2022-P1 chromosome 11, RoL_Sspl_1.0, whole genome shotgun sequence genome contains a region encoding:
- the LOC128767052 gene encoding uncharacterized protein LOC128767052, translated as MLEVDEDYVPSSSAEGRVSPSASALQFPQPTSLEGSVKLPEFWQSDPAPWFQHVEALFHLRGVVADESRYFLVVAALDRQSTRRVMQLLRAPPRHGKYVALKQLLLRRYSLSAAERADKLLSLPGLGDGSAVDLMDEMLSLLGSEDGGFLFPHLFLRQLPLTVRSTLANSPSLDAGDFRALFLSSSVWRQGSPLHPSLLVQGSGKRQSQRSVAAVGAGEHEELLFVKDSLSGRRFLVDSGSQKSLLPPADADLSARGRGPSLSAANGSSIETFGTRSVTVNFNGHSFVFNFVIASIAVPIIGADFLCANSLLVDVANRRLIDAVTFASFPCQAGGPGSLTHASCVATGDGYQKLLTDFPSLTTPAFSSSVAKHGVEHFIPTVGPPVFARARRLDTAKLAIAKEEFATMERLGIVRRSNSPWASPLHMVPKADGSWRPCGDFRRLNNVTAHDRYPIPHIQDFSVRLAGMKVFSKIDLVRGYHQVPVRTEDVPKTAVITPFGLFEFLRMPFGLKGAAQTFQRLMDSVLRDLEFVFVYLDDILVASPSVEEHQLHLRQVFQRLHDHGLIVNTAKCQFGLPGIDFLGHRISSQGAVPLPAKVQAVSAFPRPVSVKSLQEFLGMVNFYNRFLPRAAHLMQPLYEALRLKKANDQVEWTSERQQAFDGAKAALANATLLAHPASQVPIALTTDASDIAVGAVVEQRVAGVWQPLAFFSRRLRDNERKYSTFDRELLALYLATRHFRFLLEGREFTAYVDHKPLTFAMGKVTEPWSARQQRHLAAVSEFTTDIQHVAGKANPVADCLSRVLVCPVYLGVDFFKMAADQTGDPDVLCLKSSGSGLKLEEAVVQEGSPALLCDVSTGRPRPVVPIGWRRRVFELVHSLSHPGVRASVKLVGQKFVWPGLRKDVKSWAAACVACQRAKVQQHTKAPLEPFEIPTKRFDHVHVDLVGPLPPSQGFTHLLTVVDRTTRWPEAVPLSSTSTAEVARAFLFAWVARFGTPSDITSDRGSQFISELWSGLAKSLGTQLHRTTAYHPQSNGMCERFHRSLKASLRAALCDANWVDRLPWVMLGLRSAPKEDLDASPAELVFGQPLRLPGEFLPEGPAGFRCPMLTESFVAPVPVHHCFPQSFVPTKLATARFVFVRHDAHRSPLKPLYDGPFRVLERGDKCFVLDMGGRREHISLDRLKPAHFVTGEDVVPGQVPRRGRPPAETSRTTVSGAEPAAEDVSPTVALQEKRSIFGRLLKPNSRYADFK; from the exons ATGCTCGAGGTGGACGAGGACTATGTTCCCTCATCTTCAGCCGAGGGACGTGTTTCCCCCTCGGCTTCAGCGCTCCAGTTCCCGCAGCCGACCAGCTTGGAGGGATCGGTTAAACTCCCGGAGTTTTGGCAGAGCGATCCGGCTCCGTGGTTTCAGCATGTCGAGGCGCTTTTCCACCTGCGTGGAGTTGTGGCAGACGAGTCACGGTACTTTTTGGTCGTTGCGGCTCTGGACCGGCAGTCCACACGCCGCGTCATGCAACTGCTGCGAGCCCCACCACGACACGGCAAGTACGTCGCGCTGAAGCAGCTTCTCCTTCGGCGCTATAGTTTGTCTGCCGCGGAGAGAGCGGATAAACTCTTGTCGCTACCGGGCTTGGGCGACGGTTCCGCGGTGGACCTTATGGACGAGATGCTGTCGCTACTCGGGTCGGAGGACGGCGGTTTCCTTTTCCCTCACCTCTTCCTGCGCCAGCTCCCGCTGACGGTGCGCTCCACTCTGGCGAACTCACCGAGCCTGGACGCCGGCGACTTCCGCG CTCTGTTTCTTTCATCGTCGGTTTGGCGTCAAGGCTCGCCGCTGCATCCCTCCTTGCTCGTTCAAGGCTCCGGGAAACGACAGAGCCAGCGCTCAGTAGCAGCTGTGGGCGCTGGCGAGCATGAGGAGCTGCTGTTCGTGAAGGACTCGCTCTCGGGAAGAAGATTCCTGGTGGACTCGGGTTCGCAGAAAAGTCTCTTACCTCCGGCTGACGCGGACTTGTCGGCGCGAGGGCGCGGGCCGTCCTTGAGTGCGGCAAACGGATCCTCCATTGAGACTTTTGGAACTAGGTCGGTGACAGTTAATTTCAATGgacacagttttgttttcaattttgtgATCGCATCCATCGCGGTTCCCATCATCGGCGCGGACTTTCTTTGTGCCAATAGTTTGTTGGTGGACGTGGCTAACCGTCGTTTGATTGACGCGGTGACTTTTGCCTCATTTCCGTGTCAGGCTGGAGGACCCGGCTCGTTGACGCATGCCAGCTGTGTTGCAACGGGAGACGGCTATCAGAAGTTGTTGACCGATTTTCCATCTCTTACAACGCCTGCTTTTTCGTCCTCTGTTGCCAAACATGGGGTGGAGCACTTCATTCCCACGGTGGGGCCTCCGGTTTTCGCGCGCGCTCGGCGTCTAGACACGGCTAAGTTAGCCATAGCCAAGGAGGAGTTCGCTACGATGGAACGCTTGGGTATAGTGCGGCGCTCGAACAGTCCCTGGGCCTCACCCTTACACATGGTGCCGAAAGCAGACGGCTCTTGGAGACCGTGTGGAGACTTCCGTCGGTTAAATAATGTGACTGCGCATGACCGTTATCCCATCCCACACATCCAAGATTTCTCGGTGCGTTTAGCGGGCATGAAGGTGTTCTCAAAAATAGATCTGGTGCGGGGTTATCATCAGGTTCCTGTACGTACAGAGGACGTCCCTAAAACCGCAGTCATAACGCCATTTGGGTTGTTCGAGTTCCTGCGCATGCCTTTTGGCCTAAAGGGGGCAGCACAAACTTTTCAGCGGTTGATGGACTCTGTGTTGCGCGACCTggaatttgtgtttgtgtacttgGACGACATTTTGGTGGCCAGTCCTTCAGTTGAGGAGCACCAGCTACACCTTAGGCAGGTTTTCCAGCGTCTCCATGATCACGGTCTGATCGTGAACACAGCCAAGTGCCAGTTTGGCCTCCCAGGTATTGACTTCTTAGGCCATCGCATTTCGTCGCAGGGTGCTGTGCCTTTACCGGCTAAAGTGCAAGCCGTGTCAGCTTTCCCTAGGCCGGTCTCTGTCAAGTCCCTACAGGAGTTTTTGGGCATGGTTAATTTTTATAACCGTTTCCTGCCCCGCGCAGCTCACCTTATGCAGCCGTTGTATGAGGCTTTGAGGCTGAAAAAGGCCAACGATCAGGTCGAATGGACCTCCGAGAGGCAGCAGGCTTTCGACGGCGCGAAAGCTGCTCTGGCTAACGCAACACTTTTGGCTCATCCTGCGTCACAGGTACCCATTGCTCTCACAACTGATGCTTCCGACATTGCTGTGGGCGCTGTGGTAGAACAGCGCGTGGCTGGTGTGTGGCAGCCACTGGCATTTTTCAGTCGCAGGTTACGGGACAATGAGCGGAAATACAGTACGTTTGACAGAGAGCTTTTAGCACTTTACCTGGCTACGCGTCATTTCCGTTTCCTGCTGGAGGGCCGTGAGTTCACCGCATATGTGGACCACAAGCCGCTGACTTTCGCCATGGGCAAGGTGACAGAGCCTTGGTCTGCTcgtcaacagcgccacctggctgCTGTTTCCGAGTTTACCACCGATATACAGCACGTCGCCGGTAAAGCAAATCCAGTTGCGGATTGCCTGTCTCGGGTGTTGGTGTGCCCTGTGTATCTTGGGGTCGACTTTTTTAAGATGGCTGCTGACCAGACTGGGGACCCAGATGTTCTCTGTCTCAAGTCAAGCGGTTCTGGTCtcaagctggaggaggcagtggTGCAGGAGGGCAGTCCAGCTCTTCTGTGCGACGTCTCCACGGGTCGCCCCAGGCCGGTGGTGCCAATAGGTTGGCGACGTCGTGTGTTTGAGTTGGTGcattctctctctcacccgGGAGTCCGGGCATCAGTTAAGCTGGTGGGGCAGAAATTTGTGTGGCCTGGTTTACGGAAGGACGTGAAAAGTTGGGCAGCCGCGTGTGTAGCTTGTCAACGGGCAAAAGTACAGCAGCACACAAAGGCCCCTCTGGAGCCGTTTGAGATTCCAACCAAGCGGTTTGATCACGTCCACGTAGACTTGGTGGGGCCACTACCACCTTCTCAAGGTTTCACCCATTTGCTCACAGTGGTGGATCGCACCACTCGGTGGCCGGAGGCTGTTCCTCTTTCATCTACTTCTACTGCAGAGGTGGCGCGTGCGTTCCTTTTCGCTTGGGTCGCACGTTTTGGGACTCCGTCtgacatcacttcagacagaggtTCCCAGTTTATTTCCGAGCTCTGGTCAGGACTAGCGAAGTCCCTGGGGACGCAACTCCATCGCACAACTGCCTATCACCCGCAATCGAACGGCATGTGTGAGCGTTTTCACCGGTCTCTGAAGGCCTCGTTGCGTGCTGCTCTCTGTGACGCAAACTGGGTTGATCGTTTGCCGTGGGTGATGCTGGGGTTGCGTTCGGCTCCTAAGGAGGATCTAGATGCCTCTCCGGCGGAGTTGGTGTTCGGTCAACCACTTCGTCTGCCAGGGGAGTTTTTGCCTGAGGGGCCGGCAGGGTTTCGTTGTCCCATGCTAACTGAGTCTTTTGTAGCCCCCGTGCCGGTGCACCATTGTTTTCCGCAGTCGTTCGTGCCGACAAAGCTGGCGACGGCTCGTTTTGTTTTCGTCCGTCATGATGCTCACAGGTCTCCACTTAAACCCCTGTATGATGGCCCTTTTCGGGTACTAGAGAGGggtgacaaatgttttgtgctTGATATGGGAGGCCGTCGTGAGCATATATCACTGGACAGACTCAAGCCTGCTCATTTTGTGACAGGGGAAGATGTGGTGCCAGGCCAGGTTCCGCGTCGTGGGCGTCCCCCGGCTGAGACCTCAAGGACAACAGTTTCTGGTGCAGAGCCGGCAGCCGAAGACGTTTCTCCAACAGTTGCGCTCCAGGAGAAACGGAGTATTTTCGGCAGATTGTTAAAACCCAACAGTCGTTATGCCGACTTCAAGTAA
- the gabrp gene encoding gamma-aminobutyric acid receptor subunit pi, whose amino-acid sequence MLVQLLSLSLTFTLCCCTFPNHPWGDWNDSQLQPTIQKLMKGYNRYLRPNFNEGPVEIGMSLDIASIDAISEINMDYTATIFLRQRWRDSRLVFPGNESVSVDGRLVSLLWIPDTFIPDSKRSFLHDVTVENRLIRIFSNGTVLYALRITATIACNMDLTKYPMDRQVCTLQLESWGYNLQDVVFYWTRGNDSVRGLDTLRLAQYSVESYYTSVTQAVYETGRYPKLVLHFALRRNVLFFILETYVPSILLVVLSWVSFWISQSSVPARTCIGVTTVLTMTTLMMGARTSLPNANCFIKAIDVYLGICFTFIFGALLEYACAHFYTMQHQTLDQLQQELLRDFKESNGNGSIPVVTSTQPKKPVEIGASEQEPAEEPKPSEPANPPAPVENTPVQSFSLASVKRASRHVAKVFTVENPHNIDRHARTVFPTTFFFVNILYWLYYLCL is encoded by the exons ATGTTGGTCCAGCTTCTGAGCTTGTCCCTGACCTTTACACTGTG TTGCTGCACATTCCCAAACCATCCGTGGGGAGATTGGAACGACTCGCAGCTTCAGCCCACGATCCAGAAGCTGATGAAGGGATACAACAGATATCTCAGACCCAATTTTAATG AGGGTCCAGTGGAAATTGGAATGAGTCTTGATATAGCAAGTATTGATGCCATCTCTGAGATCAATATG GATTACACTGCCACTATCTTCCTACGTCAGCGGTGGAGGGACTCCAGACTGGTTTTTCCAGGGAACGAGAGTGTCAGCGTGGATGGACGCCTGGTGTCGCTGCTGTGGATTCCTGACACCTTCATTCCCGACTCTAAACGTTCCTTTCTGCACGACGTCACAGTGGAAAACCGGCTGATCCGCATCTTCAGCAATGGAACGGTTCTCTACGCTCTACG CATCACGGCCACCATCGCCTGCAACATGGACCTGACCAAGTACCCGATGGACCGGCAGGTGTGCACGCTGCAGCTGGAGAGCT ggggCTACAATCTGCAGGACGTGGTGTTTTACTGGACCAGAGGAAATGACTCTGTGAGAGGACTGGACACGCTGCGTCTGGCTCAGTACAGCGTGGAGAGCTACTACACCTCAGTGACCCAGGCCGTGTATGAGACCG GACGATATCCCAAGCTGGTGCTGCACTTCGCTCTGCGGAGGAACGTGCTCTTCTTCATTTTGGAGACATATGTTCCCTCCATTCTGCTGGTGGTTCTCTCATGGGTGTCCTTCTGGATCAGCCAGTCCTCTGTACCCGCCCGGACTTGCATCG GAGTGACCACGGTCCTGACAATGACCACCCTGATGATGGGCGCCCGCACCTCCCTGCCCAACGCCAACTGCTTCATCAAGGCCATCGACGTCTACCTTGGCATCTGCTTCACCTTCATATTTGGCGCCTTGCTGGAGTACGCCTGCGCACACTTCTACACCATGCAGCACCAAACCCTGGACCAGTTACAGCAG GAGCTACTGAGAGACTTCAAGGAATCCAACGGAAATGGCTCCATCCCGGTGGTCACCTCCACCCAACCCAAGAAGCCCGTGGAGATCGGCGCCAGCGAGCAGGAGCCTGCTGAAGAGCCCAAACCCAGCGAGCCCGCCAACCCCCCCGCCCCCGTGGAGAACACGCCGGTCCAGAGCTTCAGCCTGGCCTCGGTGAAGAGAGCGTCACGCCACGTGGCCAAGGTCTTCACCGTGGAGAACCCGCACAACATCGACCGCCACGCTCGCACCGTCTTCCCCACCACCTTCTTCTTCGTCAACATCCTCTACTGGCTTTATTACCTCTGTCTCTAA